A genomic region of Enterococcus sp. 12C11_DIV0727 contains the following coding sequences:
- the mgtA gene encoding magnesium-translocating P-type ATPase, whose product MERKKRAIQEIDYGLMARKTVESIFETFQTSKKGLSEVQAVMARDEYGDNTISYGKKTPLFIEVLKAYITPFTLVLIGLGIMSFITDVVIAAPEDRDYFGSGIIFTMVLISGTMTLIQSVRSNQAAEKLKSLVKVTAAVKRKNKYDEIPMEDIVCGDIVRLSAGDMIPADIRLIATKDLFISQSALTGESYPVEKRAEAIITKDSNETSYENLVFMGSNVISGSAEGVVIATGNRTLFGDVAKSLSTKPVQTSFELGIRKTSFLFIKFMALMAPTVIVINGFTKGDWMEAFLFGLSVAVGLTPEMLPMIVTTNLVKGATGMAKKGTVIKNLNAIQNFGAIDVLCTDKTGTLTQDKIILEYHLDLAGEEDDRVLRHAYLNSYYQTGLKNLLDVAIIDAAKTELNTTGIPYKKVDEIPFDFDRRRMSVVVEDPSGKTQMITKGAIEEMLSISSFVDFKGKVSVLTDEVKQEVLQKVNELNEDGLRVIGVAQKTNPSVVGEFSVADESEMVLIGYLAFLDPPKETTKQALETLKAHGVEVKVLTGDNALVTRSVCKQVGLGAEKLINGEDIMNISNDKLSQLVEKHNVFVKLNPQQKQQITSILRENGHTVGFLGDGINDAPAMKAADVGISVDTAVDIAKESADVILLEKDLMVLERGIISGRETFGNIMKYIKATASSNFGNMFSVLVASTFLPFLPMLPLQILFLNLIYDISCVSIPWDHMDKEYLEKPKRWQASSIGKFMVWLGPTSSVFDITTYLLMYFIICPAVVGGDFHTLNASQQVAFIAVFHAGWFVESLWSQTLVLHALRTPKIPFIQSSGSFIMTTITSLGIVIGTVLPFTAFGQSLGMAVLPSNYWLWLVGTIVAYLTLVTVVKRFYIQRYKELL is encoded by the coding sequence ATGGAAAGAAAAAAAAGAGCAATTCAAGAGATAGATTATGGCTTAATGGCTAGAAAAACAGTTGAAAGTATTTTTGAAACATTTCAAACATCAAAAAAAGGACTATCTGAAGTTCAAGCAGTTATGGCTCGAGATGAATATGGAGACAATACTATTTCCTACGGGAAAAAAACACCTTTATTCATAGAAGTCTTAAAAGCGTATATTACACCGTTTACCCTTGTTTTAATTGGTTTAGGAATTATGTCTTTTATTACAGATGTGGTTATCGCTGCACCGGAAGATCGTGACTATTTCGGTAGTGGTATTATCTTCACTATGGTCTTGATCAGTGGGACGATGACACTCATTCAATCTGTGCGCTCAAATCAAGCAGCCGAAAAATTGAAATCATTGGTTAAAGTCACCGCAGCGGTAAAACGGAAAAATAAATATGATGAAATTCCTATGGAAGATATTGTGTGTGGAGATATTGTCAGATTGTCAGCAGGAGATATGATTCCAGCGGATATTCGTTTGATTGCAACTAAAGATTTATTTATTTCTCAGTCTGCACTGACGGGGGAAAGTTATCCTGTTGAAAAACGGGCAGAGGCAATCATTACTAAAGATAGCAATGAAACGAGTTATGAGAATCTTGTGTTTATGGGCAGCAACGTTATAAGCGGAAGTGCTGAAGGCGTGGTCATTGCCACTGGAAATCGTACACTGTTTGGAGATGTGGCCAAATCATTGTCTACTAAACCGGTACAAACAAGTTTTGAATTAGGCATTCGCAAAACGTCATTCTTGTTTATTAAATTTATGGCATTGATGGCGCCAACTGTTATTGTAATCAACGGTTTTACAAAAGGGGATTGGATGGAAGCCTTCTTGTTCGGCCTATCCGTAGCCGTTGGGTTGACACCAGAAATGTTACCGATGATCGTTACGACCAACTTAGTCAAAGGTGCAACAGGTATGGCTAAAAAAGGAACGGTGATTAAAAACTTAAATGCGATTCAAAATTTTGGTGCAATCGATGTCCTATGTACGGATAAAACAGGCACGCTAACACAAGATAAAATTATACTGGAATATCATTTGGATCTGGCTGGTGAAGAAGATGACCGTGTCTTACGTCATGCCTATTTAAACAGTTACTATCAAACCGGCTTAAAAAATTTATTAGATGTCGCAATTATTGATGCTGCCAAAACGGAATTGAATACAACAGGAATTCCGTATAAAAAGGTGGATGAAATTCCCTTTGATTTTGATCGTAGACGAATGAGCGTTGTCGTAGAAGATCCTAGCGGAAAAACGCAAATGATCACTAAGGGTGCCATTGAAGAAATGCTGAGTATTTCGAGTTTTGTCGATTTCAAAGGCAAGGTTAGTGTGCTAACGGATGAGGTTAAACAAGAAGTATTGCAAAAAGTGAATGAGTTAAACGAGGATGGTTTACGCGTGATCGGCGTTGCCCAAAAAACAAATCCAAGTGTTGTTGGTGAATTCTCAGTAGCGGATGAATCTGAGATGGTGCTGATTGGCTATTTAGCATTCTTAGATCCGCCAAAAGAAACGACAAAACAAGCACTAGAAACGTTAAAAGCACATGGCGTTGAAGTGAAAGTCCTAACAGGAGATAACGCTTTGGTAACGCGATCCGTATGTAAACAAGTTGGTTTGGGTGCTGAAAAATTGATCAATGGCGAAGATATTATGAATATATCCAATGATAAATTAAGTCAATTAGTTGAAAAGCACAATGTATTTGTAAAATTAAACCCACAACAAAAACAACAAATTACGAGCATTTTGAGAGAAAATGGACATACTGTTGGTTTCCTTGGGGATGGGATCAATGATGCACCAGCAATGAAAGCAGCAGATGTTGGTATTTCAGTTGATACAGCGGTGGACATTGCCAAAGAATCCGCTGATGTCATTTTATTAGAAAAAGATTTGATGGTTTTAGAAAGAGGGATTATTTCAGGTAGAGAAACATTTGGAAATATCATGAAATATATAAAAGCAACAGCAAGTTCAAATTTTGGGAATATGTTTTCAGTATTAGTTGCCAGTACCTTTTTACCATTTCTGCCAATGTTACCCTTGCAAATTTTATTCTTAAACTTGATTTACGACATTTCGTGCGTATCTATTCCTTGGGATCATATGGACAAAGAATATTTGGAAAAACCTAAGCGTTGGCAAGCATCCAGCATCGGAAAATTTATGGTTTGGTTAGGACCTACAAGTTCGGTATTTGATATTACCACCTATTTATTGATGTACTTTATTATTTGCCCAGCAGTTGTAGGAGGAGATTTCCATACACTGAATGCTTCTCAGCAAGTTGCCTTTATTGCCGTGTTCCATGCAGGTTGGTTTGTGGAATCGTTATGGTCACAAACGTTGGTTTTACACGCCTTACGTACGCCTAAAATTCCATTTATTCAAAGTAGTGGCTCATTCATTATGACGACCATTACGTCGCTAGGGATTGTGATAGGAACAGTCTTGCCTTTTACAGCCTTTGGACAAAGTTTAGGAATGGCTGTTTTACCGTCTAATTATTGGTTATGGTTAGTTGGTACAATTGTGGCATACTTAACATTAGTAACAGTTGTAAAACGATTCTATATTCAACGGTACAAAGAATTATTATAG
- a CDS encoding GNAT family N-acetyltransferase — protein MFTLIRWDSPIYRETLALRNQVLKASAGKPFLTKSVVEEKHDIHLVIKKEDRVVGTLLLHPCDSNCIQIKQVALSPDVQGQGLGKKLIVYAEQVARNLNYATIFLTGRKQAWGFYEKLGYVSLMDAYQEDELLLKVFKKRMVDIRHFTNQRELKTNG, from the coding sequence GTGTTCACTTTAATCAGATGGGATAGTCCTATTTATCGGGAAACATTAGCCTTACGCAATCAAGTATTAAAAGCAAGCGCAGGCAAACCCTTTCTAACGAAATCTGTTGTAGAAGAAAAACACGATATTCACTTAGTCATCAAAAAAGAGGATCGTGTGGTTGGCACTCTTCTTTTGCATCCTTGTGATTCAAACTGTATACAAATAAAACAAGTTGCACTAAGTCCAGACGTTCAAGGTCAAGGGTTGGGAAAGAAATTAATCGTTTATGCTGAGCAAGTTGCTCGAAATTTAAACTATGCCACTATTTTTTTGACGGGTCGAAAGCAGGCCTGGGGATTTTATGAAAAATTAGGCTATGTTAGTTTGATGGATGCCTATCAAGAAGACGAGTTACTCTTAAAAGTATTTAAAAAACGCATGGTAGACATAAGACATTTTACAAATCAGAGGGAGTTGAAAACAAATGGATGA
- a CDS encoding MgtC/SapB family protein, with translation MSLLAGSLIGIERQWRKKLAGVRTMSLVSLGAMLFVSISTMITTETSPTRIAAQVVSGIGFLAGGIILRDGFSVTGLNTAATLWCTAAVGAMIGAGFIKEGFLAAIVIMLVNSVIRFASQRFDQMTESYRPEEQVKMKNSFLIVTGKSTAELALRTEMMTQLDRYYLSFCHFLCLDLAGNNVQLQVEIEPNSNRELAMKEIITQLSKNKEVLEVYQLSKEEESW, from the coding sequence ATGAGCTTGTTAGCAGGTAGTTTAATTGGTATTGAACGGCAATGGCGAAAAAAATTAGCCGGCGTACGTACAATGAGCTTGGTTTCACTTGGCGCTATGCTTTTTGTGTCCATATCTACCATGATCACAACGGAAACAAGTCCAACAAGGATTGCTGCACAAGTTGTTAGTGGCATTGGCTTTTTGGCAGGAGGAATTATTTTGCGAGATGGGTTTAGTGTGACCGGGCTAAATACGGCTGCGACTCTCTGGTGTACGGCAGCAGTGGGTGCAATGATCGGCGCCGGTTTTATTAAAGAAGGTTTTTTAGCCGCCATCGTTATCATGCTGGTGAATAGTGTGATTCGTTTTGCTTCGCAACGATTTGATCAAATGACGGAGAGTTATCGACCAGAAGAGCAAGTGAAAATGAAAAATTCATTTTTGATCGTCACTGGAAAATCAACTGCGGAACTCGCATTACGAACAGAAATGATGACACAGCTAGACCGCTACTATTTATCCTTTTGTCATTTTTTGTGTCTGGATCTTGCAGGAAATAATGTCCAGTTACAGGTAGAAATCGAACCAAATTCGAATCGTGAATTGGCCATGAAAGAGATCATTACACAGTTATCAAAAAACAAAGAGGTATTGGAAGTGTATCAATTATCAAAGGAGGAAGAATCATGGTAA
- a CDS encoding helix-turn-helix domain-containing protein has translation MNFSKQLKKNRELNGLSQEELAEKIYVTRQTISKWENDKNYPDIHNLIALSILFDISLDELVKGDVDKMKNIVNDDAMDKSTKGMIIFLGLTLVIGVPSLIIWKVMGFIPFLLLSAITMYYAVKIEKLKKKNNIKTYKEIIAFSEGKSNLDELREQRDQKNILEKEY, from the coding sequence ATGAACTTTAGCAAGCAATTAAAAAAAAATCGTGAACTCAATGGATTAAGTCAAGAAGAATTAGCAGAAAAAATATATGTTACGCGTCAAACTATTTCGAAATGGGAGAACGATAAAAATTATCCCGACATTCATAATTTAATTGCTTTAAGTATTCTTTTTGATATCTCGCTAGATGAACTAGTTAAAGGAGATGTAGACAAAATGAAAAATATAGTAAATGATGATGCAATGGATAAAAGCACAAAGGGAATGATCATTTTTTTAGGTTTGACACTTGTTATAGGTGTGCCAAGTCTTATCATTTGGAAGGTAATGGGATTTATTCCCTTTTTACTTCTTTCGGCCATAACAATGTATTACGCTGTTAAGATAGAAAAATTGAAAAAGAAAAATAATATTAAGACGTACAAAGAGATTATTGCTTTTTCTGAAGGGAAGTCTAACTTAGATGAATTGAGAGAGCAACGAGATCAAAAAAATATTTTGGAGAAAGAATACTAA
- a CDS encoding DEAD/DEAH box helicase, which translates to MENTKLVTDIIEYWRMVEFLDQNKFPYPSKLQVKQIKDVLSKRKVYSNSLTIFENIPLNTTVKETISKREEVIKVFPFEGAAIHIMVGKVARNSIIEALFSLIKEKEIVEKNREKICMYALKVTKEGTYIKGSLKVSPLLWGTAICFHYPDNIKNKMSLAEYDQTMDNIEKYFMKEQDELFVDDTLLKSMYDYIYEIFVKRWVKNSQATFEGSLIYTRFKTKDELERLNDSLEDYSDLMTGFFQKDFEMVIDQLKQEVLPSKDFTNYVTSLMAHSFDKEKSRKINIRTEDNFLKELLDPANAPIGKWPSDHQPALMQQVAINAYLTNKDDYFSVNGPPGTGKTTLLKEIVAHNVVKVASLLSEYDQADDAFVKRTFSDGTKKENGYDKKFGNYYAFKNDEISKYGMLVASSNNAAVENITKDLPEYESLHDSLESEQCKEIKQLFDLTKEQKTLEFSFSSFTKDNKRKTVDLVQKDIYFSALAHDLKNNEEMETVDLFSEWGLISAPLGKRKNLKDYYYSVIQPIIKNIATHSFKNEAEFTEARNVFKLQLEKVLRLQQKLSDTSKIMNVKDLEIHKMTEEQSDLNKQIFQKEKQIHIGQKEILQRKSEMNEIQEMLLKIEVEKELSETKLHEMNRDIESVENDLKESKTRIIELQDTRKFIEIILGKWITTQRLTEIEEEKDSLDKITESKKLILEKIKLLEDEIKPIINKKIKTEKEYQKIKDKIQNVQSKNHSFAESIQTDKKKILLLDTKKEESINRYSNKVRDLKASGVTVIDDQFFKHLHSNNEKVQLSNPWMTDEYNREREKLFYLALQVNKYFVLSSKYVRHNLINLGCLWKFRKNSEQEMCHFSTKDKRAAYEHLLNTVFLITPVISTTFASVARFLDGIETPKSLGQLIIDEAGQATPQMAVGALWRFKKSIIVGDPKQVEPIVTDDVDALMRLFVTKELSDYQDKKISVQSFADSINVIGTTLLNSEKEEEWIGSPLIVHRRCLEPMFTISNALSYNNTMISCTNKPKDGVSQSFIKPESKWEDVSGKEIGDKDHHVLEQAKVALSYVEEAFRRVPDLPSLYVISPFTSVINGFKKTAGQSEVLKRIAGDYLDYWLEENCGTVHRFQGKEANEVIFLLGCDSTANGAVRWVNDNIVNVAVTRAKYRLYVIGDRALWQENESVKLIQGEL; encoded by the coding sequence ATGGAAAATACTAAATTAGTGACGGATATTATCGAATATTGGAGAATGGTTGAGTTTCTTGATCAGAATAAGTTTCCATACCCTTCTAAATTACAAGTAAAACAGATAAAAGATGTTTTATCAAAACGAAAAGTGTATTCAAATTCTTTAACTATTTTTGAAAATATCCCTTTAAATACAACTGTGAAAGAAACAATAAGCAAAAGAGAAGAAGTAATAAAGGTGTTTCCTTTTGAGGGGGCGGCAATTCATATTATGGTTGGGAAAGTTGCTCGAAATAGTATAATTGAAGCACTGTTCTCGCTAATAAAAGAAAAAGAAATCGTAGAGAAAAATCGTGAAAAAATTTGTATGTACGCCTTGAAAGTAACAAAAGAAGGAACATATATTAAAGGATCGCTTAAAGTTTCTCCTTTACTTTGGGGAACGGCTATTTGTTTCCATTATCCAGACAATATCAAAAACAAGATGTCTCTTGCGGAATATGACCAAACCATGGATAATATCGAGAAGTATTTTATGAAAGAACAGGATGAATTATTTGTTGATGATACATTATTAAAATCAATGTATGATTATATTTATGAGATATTTGTTAAACGTTGGGTGAAAAATAGTCAAGCGACTTTTGAGGGCTCATTGATTTATACTAGATTCAAAACGAAAGATGAATTGGAACGATTAAACGATTCTCTTGAAGATTATAGCGATCTAATGACAGGTTTTTTTCAGAAAGACTTTGAGATGGTAATTGATCAATTAAAGCAGGAGGTATTACCATCAAAAGACTTTACGAATTATGTGACAAGTTTAATGGCTCATTCTTTTGATAAGGAAAAATCTAGAAAAATAAACATTCGTACTGAAGATAATTTCTTGAAAGAATTATTAGATCCTGCGAATGCACCCATAGGTAAATGGCCATCAGATCATCAGCCAGCATTGATGCAGCAAGTGGCGATTAATGCTTATTTGACGAATAAAGATGATTATTTTTCAGTCAATGGTCCTCCGGGTACTGGAAAAACAACACTACTAAAAGAGATTGTTGCACATAATGTGGTAAAAGTAGCTTCTTTATTATCTGAATATGACCAAGCAGATGATGCATTTGTAAAAAGAACATTTAGTGATGGGACAAAAAAAGAAAATGGTTATGATAAGAAGTTTGGAAATTATTATGCATTTAAAAATGACGAAATTTCAAAATATGGTATGCTAGTTGCTTCATCGAATAATGCAGCTGTTGAAAACATAACCAAAGATTTACCAGAGTACGAAAGTTTACATGACTCACTTGAATCAGAACAGTGCAAAGAAATTAAACAATTATTTGATTTAACTAAAGAGCAAAAGACACTTGAATTTTCATTTTCAAGTTTTACGAAAGACAATAAACGAAAAACAGTTGATTTAGTGCAAAAAGATATCTATTTTTCAGCTTTGGCACATGACTTGAAAAATAACGAAGAAATGGAAACTGTAGACTTATTTTCTGAATGGGGATTAATATCTGCTCCACTTGGAAAAAGAAAAAATTTAAAAGACTATTACTATAGTGTTATTCAACCAATAATAAAAAATATTGCGACTCATTCTTTTAAAAACGAAGCAGAATTTACCGAAGCAAGAAATGTGTTTAAACTTCAGTTAGAAAAAGTATTAAGACTTCAACAAAAGTTATCTGATACTAGTAAAATAATGAACGTCAAAGATTTAGAAATACACAAAATGACAGAAGAACAATCTGATTTAAACAAACAAATTTTTCAAAAGGAAAAGCAAATCCATATAGGACAAAAAGAGATCCTTCAACGGAAATCAGAAATGAATGAAATACAAGAGATGCTTCTAAAAATAGAAGTTGAAAAGGAATTATCAGAAACAAAGCTCCATGAAATGAATAGAGATATAGAAAGTGTAGAAAACGATCTAAAGGAGAGCAAAACAAGAATTATAGAACTACAGGATACTAGAAAATTCATTGAGATAATTCTAGGTAAATGGATTACGACACAGCGACTTACAGAAATTGAGGAGGAGAAAGATAGTTTAGATAAGATTACAGAGAGTAAAAAACTGATTTTGGAAAAAATCAAATTACTAGAGGATGAAATCAAGCCAATCATTAACAAAAAAATTAAGACAGAAAAAGAATATCAAAAAATAAAGGATAAAATTCAGAATGTGCAAAGTAAAAATCATTCATTTGCTGAATCAATTCAAACTGATAAGAAAAAAATTCTTCTTCTAGATACTAAGAAAGAAGAAAGTATCAATCGATATAGTAACAAGGTACGTGATTTAAAAGCTTCTGGCGTTACTGTAATTGATGACCAATTCTTTAAACATCTACATTCTAATAATGAAAAAGTTCAATTATCAAACCCTTGGATGACAGATGAATACAATCGTGAGAGAGAAAAACTATTTTATTTGGCACTACAAGTCAATAAATATTTTGTTTTATCGTCGAAATATGTTAGACACAATTTAATTAATTTAGGGTGTTTGTGGAAGTTTAGAAAAAATAGTGAGCAAGAAATGTGTCACTTTTCTACTAAAGATAAACGAGCAGCATATGAGCATTTATTGAATACAGTCTTTCTGATTACTCCTGTTATTTCCACAACATTTGCCTCAGTAGCTAGATTTTTAGATGGAATTGAAACACCGAAAAGTTTAGGACAATTAATTATTGATGAAGCTGGGCAAGCAACCCCACAAATGGCTGTTGGAGCATTGTGGCGATTTAAGAAGTCAATTATTGTAGGGGATCCAAAACAAGTAGAACCAATTGTTACAGACGACGTTGACGCTTTAATGCGCTTGTTTGTCACAAAAGAACTTTCCGATTATCAAGATAAAAAGATCTCTGTCCAAAGTTTTGCTGATAGTATCAATGTTATTGGAACTACATTGCTTAATAGCGAAAAAGAAGAAGAATGGATTGGAAGTCCGTTGATTGTTCATAGAAGATGTTTAGAGCCGATGTTTACGATTTCTAATGCCTTATCTTACAATAACACAATGATAAGCTGTACGAACAAACCAAAAGATGGGGTAAGTCAGTCCTTTATTAAGCCTGAATCAAAATGGGAGGATGTTTCTGGAAAAGAAATAGGAGATAAAGATCACCATGTTCTAGAACAAGCTAAAGTCGCATTGTCTTATGTAGAAGAAGCATTTAGGCGAGTACCTGACTTGCCTAGTCTATATGTTATTTCACCATTTACGAGTGTAATCAATGGCTTTAAAAAGACAGCAGGACAATCGGAAGTTCTAAAAAGAATTGCAGGAGATTATTTAGACTATTGGTTAGAAGAAAATTGTGGAACAGTCCATCGTTTTCAAGGAAAAGAAGCAAACGAAGTGATATTTTTACTTGGCTGTGATTCGACTGCTAATGGAGCTGTTCGCTGGGTAAATGATAATATTGTAAACGTTGCTGTGACAAGAGCCAAGTATCGTTTATATGTGATTGGTGACCGAGCGCTTTGGCAAGAAAATGAATCAGTTAAGTTAATTCAAGGTGAGCTTTAG